A genomic segment from Microaerobacter geothermalis encodes:
- a CDS encoding NfeD family protein, with protein MIGKRIEVEQRRREGNGMLKIERRRILLLLYSLFVITGLIPFSTSPASAAGELVYVIPVEQGVERGLQAFLERSFTEAEEAGADAIILEIDTLGGEVSAAWDIGELIRFSAIPVTAFIKDEAISAGTYIALNASTIAMAPGSTMGAAAPIDLAGNMADKKVVSTWTKKMVSAAELNGRNPLIAEGMVNPDVEIPGVTQKGELITLDAKEAKRLGYADTIASTREEVLAFIGLKDAEVVEEKLTTAEKLARIVTNPYVIPILFAIGLGGIIFELLAPGFGVPGIVGISAFALYFFGHYLAGFAGWEDIFLFIAGILLLVIEIFVPGFGIFGFLGIIAMITGLVMASYDTVYGLTSLGIATVVAFIVGFIIFKYFGHRGIWNRFILKDEQIRESGYVAPKDYQQLLGKDGISITPLRPAGTGEIAGERVDVVSEGGFISANRPIRVVLVEGTRLVVRERKEDG; from the coding sequence ATGATTGGAAAACGTATAGAAGTGGAACAAAGAAGAAGGGAGGGAAATGGAATGTTAAAGATTGAACGGCGGAGAATTCTCTTATTGCTATATTCCCTTTTTGTTATAACAGGTCTAATCCCATTTTCAACCTCTCCCGCTTCGGCAGCCGGCGAGCTGGTTTATGTCATTCCTGTAGAGCAGGGTGTAGAGAGGGGGCTTCAAGCTTTTTTGGAAAGATCCTTTACTGAAGCGGAAGAAGCTGGTGCCGATGCCATTATTTTAGAAATTGATACGTTAGGTGGTGAAGTGTCAGCAGCTTGGGATATCGGGGAATTGATCCGGTTTAGTGCCATTCCTGTTACCGCATTTATCAAGGATGAAGCCATCTCGGCCGGCACCTATATAGCTCTAAATGCCAGCACGATTGCCATGGCACCGGGAAGCACAATGGGAGCAGCAGCACCCATTGACTTGGCAGGAAATATGGCTGACAAAAAGGTGGTTTCCACATGGACGAAAAAGATGGTATCAGCGGCTGAACTGAATGGAAGAAATCCTCTAATTGCCGAAGGAATGGTTAACCCAGATGTAGAGATTCCGGGTGTAACCCAAAAGGGTGAATTGATTACATTGGATGCCAAAGAGGCTAAGAGACTGGGATATGCTGACACAATCGCTTCAACCAGGGAAGAAGTCCTTGCGTTTATAGGATTAAAGGATGCAGAAGTTGTAGAAGAAAAGCTGACAACTGCCGAAAAGCTGGCTAGGATTGTAACCAATCCATATGTCATTCCCATTTTATTTGCCATTGGTTTAGGGGGAATCATCTTTGAATTGCTTGCTCCTGGATTTGGTGTTCCTGGAATCGTTGGAATATCTGCCTTTGCCCTGTATTTTTTTGGTCACTATTTAGCCGGTTTTGCAGGATGGGAGGATATCTTTCTCTTTATAGCAGGTATTCTTCTTTTGGTTATAGAGATCTTCGTACCAGGTTTTGGAATATTTGGCTTCCTTGGGATCATCGCCATGATCACCGGTTTGGTGATGGCTTCTTATGATACTGTCTATGGACTTACTTCCCTTGGTATTGCTACCGTTGTTGCTTTTATCGTTGGATTTATTATCTTCAAATATTTTGGTCATCGAGGGATATGGAATCGTTTTATATTGAAGGATGAACAGATTCGTGAGTCAGGGTATGTAGCTCCTAAAGATTATCAGCAGTTACTTGGAAAAGACGGGATTTCTATTACCCCGCTTCGTCCTGCCGGTACTGGAGAGATAGCCGGTGAAAGAGTAGATGTCGTCAGTGAAGGCGGTTTTATTTCTGCGAATCGGCCTATACGTGTGGTTTTGGTTGAAGGTACACGTCTTGTGGTGAGAGAAAGAAAAGAAGATGGGTAA
- the scfB gene encoding thioether cross-link-forming SCIFF peptide maturase, with product MSAIVHLFKHRGKNIVLDVNSNSLFSVDDLAAEVIHRYPSTDKGELMDSLSKEFGEAAVQEAIHEVEELIKEGVLYTEQSLPTDIRLNHGSISGMCLHVSHDCNLRCRYCFAGTGPYGQKRMMMTVETGKKALDFLIRLSKESPVLEVDFFGGEPLLNFEVIKELVAYGRLKEKETGKKFSFSLTTNGTHLTEEVEQFLNEENINLVLSLDGRPEVNDKMRPQADGSGSFSTILPNLQRLMSNRRGSQDKRYGIGTYTYLRGTFTSENLDFSNDVQFLADMGFSRISMEPVVLPEGRKYSLREEHLSQIKEEYDRLTDLVVERLGTEKEISFHHFEIDLEDGPCYAKRLSGCGAGFHYIAVTPEGDIYPCHQFVGIQEMKMGHLDEGITRGDIGETFQEITVHQKPACRDCWAKYLCCGGCHVMHYNFHNDLTQVNSFYCEMIKKRLEAALYVQVMMQEKQMNEQS from the coding sequence ATGTCTGCCATTGTTCATCTCTTTAAACATCGTGGAAAAAACATTGTATTGGATGTAAACAGCAACTCTCTCTTTTCTGTTGATGACTTGGCTGCAGAGGTTATCCATCGTTATCCGTCAACGGATAAAGGGGAATTGATGGATTCTTTATCCAAAGAATTCGGGGAGGCAGCAGTACAGGAAGCGATTCATGAAGTAGAAGAACTGATTAAAGAAGGGGTTCTGTATACTGAACAGTCCTTGCCGACAGATATACGTCTCAATCACGGAAGTATATCTGGGATGTGCCTGCATGTCTCCCATGATTGCAATTTGCGCTGCCGGTACTGTTTTGCCGGAACCGGTCCTTATGGTCAGAAGAGAATGATGATGACCGTAGAGACGGGAAAGAAAGCTTTGGATTTTCTTATTCGTCTTTCCAAGGAGAGCCCTGTTTTGGAAGTCGATTTCTTTGGGGGGGAACCACTGCTCAATTTTGAGGTGATTAAAGAACTGGTGGCATACGGACGACTCAAGGAAAAAGAAACGGGGAAGAAATTTTCCTTTTCACTAACCACCAATGGAACCCATTTAACCGAGGAAGTGGAGCAATTTCTGAATGAAGAAAACATCAACCTTGTTCTTAGCCTTGACGGAAGGCCGGAAGTGAATGACAAAATGAGACCACAGGCTGATGGAAGCGGATCTTTTTCCACCATCTTGCCCAATTTGCAGAGACTGATGTCCAATAGAAGGGGAAGTCAGGACAAAAGATATGGTATAGGGACCTATACTTATTTAAGAGGAACATTTACCAGTGAAAATTTAGATTTCTCCAACGATGTACAGTTTCTAGCGGATATGGGATTTAGTAGAATTTCTATGGAGCCAGTTGTTCTTCCTGAAGGCAGAAAATACAGTTTAAGGGAAGAGCATTTATCTCAAATAAAGGAAGAATATGATCGTTTAACAGACCTGGTAGTTGAACGTTTGGGCACAGAAAAGGAAATATCATTTCATCATTTTGAGATTGATCTTGAAGATGGTCCGTGTTATGCCAAACGCCTTTCGGGCTGTGGAGCCGGTTTTCATTACATTGCTGTTACTCCTGAAGGGGACATTTATCCCTGTCACCAATTTGTTGGGATTCAGGAGATGAAAATGGGTCATCTTGATGAAGGAATCACCCGGGGAGATATTGGCGAAACATTCCAGGAAATCACGGTGCATCAAAAGCCTGCCTGCAGAGACTGCTGGGCTAAATATTTGTGCTGTGGTGGTTGTCATGTGATGCATTATAACTTTCACAACGATCTGACTCAAGTCAACTCTTTCTACTGTGAAATGATTAAGAAACGTCTTGAAGCTGCTTTATACGTGCAAGTGATGATGCAAGAAAAACAGATGAATGAGCAATCTTAA
- a CDS encoding six-cysteine ranthipeptide SCIFF produces MKHIKVIRLNRLQETQIWGDCAYCTASCQSACKSSLTVASSMCYKKVNEKKEA; encoded by the coding sequence ATGAAACATATTAAGGTCATTCGTCTCAATCGTCTTCAGGAGACACAAATCTGGGGTGATTGTGCCTATTGTACAGCATCTTGTCAGTCTGCATGTAAATCATCCCTGACTGTAGCCAGCTCGATGTGCTACAAAAAGGTGAATGAAAAGAAGGAAGCTTAA
- a CDS encoding GatB/YqeY domain-containing protein, whose amino-acid sequence MSLIERLNEDMKQAMKDKDKVKLSVIRMVRSAVKNAEIEARKELSEDEVLAVLNRELKQRRDSLQEFEKAGREDLVEKVKEEIDILVKYLPEQLSEEELRRLVEQTITEIGASSKAEMGKVMGALMPKVKGRADGKLVNQIVQQLLQ is encoded by the coding sequence GTGTCTTTAATAGAAAGATTAAATGAAGATATGAAGCAGGCGATGAAGGACAAAGATAAGGTAAAACTCTCCGTCATCAGAATGGTGCGCTCTGCTGTAAAGAATGCCGAAATAGAAGCGCGCAAAGAGTTGTCTGAAGATGAAGTGCTTGCTGTGCTCAATCGCGAGTTAAAGCAGAGACGTGATTCCCTCCAGGAATTTGAAAAAGCAGGCAGGGAAGATCTTGTTGAAAAGGTAAAGGAAGAGATCGACATCCTTGTTAAATACCTGCCTGAGCAGTTGAGTGAAGAGGAACTTCGTCGCTTGGTTGAGCAAACCATCACAGAAATAGGTGCCAGCTCAAAAGCTGAAATGGGCAAAGTAATGGGGGCTCTTATGCCAAAGGTAAAGGGTCGTGCTGATGGGAAATTGGTCAACCAGATAGTTCAACAATTGTTACAATAG
- the rpsU gene encoding 30S ribosomal protein S21 — translation MAETRVRKNESLDSALRRFKRSCAKDGVLAEVKKRKHYEKPSVRRKKKSEAARKRKVY, via the coding sequence GTGGCTGAGACTCGTGTTCGTAAAAACGAATCCCTGGATAGTGCACTTCGCCGCTTTAAACGCTCTTGCGCAAAGGACGGCGTTTTGGCAGAGGTAAAAAAACGTAAACATTACGAAAAGCCAAGCGTGCGCCGTAAGAAAAAATCGGAAGCAGCTCGTAAGAGGAAGGTTTACTAA
- a CDS encoding histidine triad nucleotide-binding protein, which produces MRDCIFCKIVAGEIPSQKIYEDDDVMAFYDIHPKADVHFLVIPKKHIPTYMDVEEQDLPLMGKIHSTVQKLARELELKGFRVINNCGKEGGQEVFHIHFHVLSGGKLGTPGQG; this is translated from the coding sequence GTGAGGGATTGTATTTTTTGTAAAATTGTTGCGGGAGAAATTCCTTCCCAAAAGATTTATGAAGATGATGATGTGATGGCCTTTTACGATATTCATCCGAAAGCGGATGTACATTTTCTGGTCATTCCTAAAAAGCACATTCCTACCTATATGGATGTGGAAGAACAGGATCTGCCCCTAATGGGCAAGATTCATTCAACAGTTCAAAAGCTCGCCAGAGAGTTGGAATTGAAAGGATTCCGAGTCATTAATAATTGTGGAAAAGAAGGTGGCCAAGAGGTTTTCCACATCCATTTTCATGTATTAAGCGGCGGAAAATTGGGAACACCAGGTCAAGGTTGA
- a CDS encoding HD domain-containing protein — translation MKVFRDPVHNIIQFDKQDERLIIDLLDTPEFQRLRHIRQLGFSFLTYPGAEHSRFSHSLGVIHVMKRFIEKLSRSKEKDAKRFVEEINDQRMLALVAALLHDIGHGPFSHALERITKVRHERWTVKIITGDTMVKEVLESYRTGFSEEVAEVIRRTHSSKAVVKLLSSQLDTDRIDYLLRDSKLTGAGYGTFDLEWLINSLRLGSINGEMEVGLDLDKGKSIAEDFVMARYYMYVNVYFHKTTRSAELLVEKIFERVSELKTGGVPVEIPDDLQQLLEMGLSDEGLFHYLKLDDHIIWYFLSRWAKHDDPILSDLSKRLLNRKLYKIILRSMDWFTLMELAKNAEKSHGIPQKYLLLRDEISSSSYKDTYIMHKPHDFEGPQEQEASEQIFLFDEEGKEYELSQVSDVIKTIRNKQIIREGYYVPEYLRDAILEVD, via the coding sequence TTGAAGGTCTTTCGAGATCCGGTCCACAATATTATCCAGTTTGATAAACAGGATGAACGATTAATTATTGACCTGTTAGATACCCCAGAATTTCAAAGGTTGCGCCATATTCGGCAGTTGGGGTTTAGTTTTCTTACTTATCCAGGAGCAGAGCATTCCCGTTTTTCCCATTCCCTTGGGGTTATCCATGTGATGAAAAGATTTATAGAGAAGCTTTCCCGGTCTAAAGAAAAAGATGCGAAGCGTTTTGTTGAAGAAATTAACGATCAAAGGATGCTTGCGTTGGTAGCTGCCCTTCTTCACGACATTGGACATGGTCCTTTTTCCCATGCTTTGGAAAGGATAACCAAAGTTCGTCATGAACGGTGGACAGTGAAAATAATCACCGGTGACACCATGGTGAAAGAGGTTTTGGAATCATACCGGACAGGCTTTTCAGAAGAAGTGGCGGAAGTGATTCGCCGAACCCATTCCTCCAAAGCGGTGGTTAAACTGTTGTCCAGTCAACTGGATACCGACCGAATCGACTACCTTCTGAGGGATTCCAAGTTAACGGGTGCCGGATATGGAACCTTTGATTTGGAGTGGCTGATCAATTCTCTTCGACTGGGATCCATTAACGGGGAGATGGAAGTAGGTCTTGATCTTGACAAGGGAAAGAGCATTGCCGAAGATTTTGTGATGGCAAGATATTATATGTATGTGAATGTATATTTTCATAAAACAACACGAAGTGCAGAATTGTTAGTGGAAAAAATTTTTGAAAGGGTATCTGAGTTAAAAACTGGCGGAGTTCCCGTAGAGATCCCTGATGATTTACAACAGCTTTTGGAAATGGGGTTATCTGATGAGGGACTTTTTCATTATTTGAAGCTGGATGATCACATCATCTGGTACTTTTTATCCCGATGGGCAAAACATGATGATCCGATCCTGTCCGATTTGTCAAAGCGGTTATTAAACCGGAAATTATATAAAATTATTCTGAGAAGCATGGACTGGTTTACCTTAATGGAACTAGCGAAAAATGCGGAGAAATCCCATGGAATTCCGCAAAAATATCTTTTGTTAAGGGATGAGATTTCAAGCAGTTCCTACAAAGATACCTACATTATGCACAAGCCCCATGATTTTGAGGGCCCGCAAGAACAGGAAGCTTCTGAGCAAATATTTTTATTTGATGAAGAAGGAAAGGAATATGAATTATCCCAGGTATCGGATGTGATCAAAACAATCAGAAACAAACAGATTATTCGCGAGGGTTACTATGTTCCAGAGTATCTGCGGGATGCGATTTTGGAGGTTGACTAA
- a CDS encoding HD-GYP domain-containing protein, translating into MNLFLILYVSFIVILFISGQIWIFDPMSLSANNFLITISLVLLMTFLNYGSVKDLKAGLVFSIRLPIILPAMVFLDPFFAAFVAALSSLDLLRYKKEWYKVLFNFSAMGTSTLIPSLLIKQMFNIDIQNIFSGKSFILIIFSGLLYVLILNSLVLLVVSIEKRKLDINALVGIISALKTSATTIFLGLINVILYYFTNIIGVAAFTFLAYFLRPAITYRHIFNNELLACTNFTLYMIKKKDPITYEHCERVKYWTVLLAENMKLPKTDIVQLSRAASWHDIGKIEIPNEILTKPGKLTPEEYEVMKTHPEVGYQLVKDIHFFKKFLPVIRHHHERYDGKGYPMGLKDKQIPLHARIMCIADSFDAMTADRQYKEGMTMAEAVSELKRCAGTQFDPDLVDMFIDGLKKQFGNNYEKWDKSFFKNVS; encoded by the coding sequence TTGAACCTGTTTCTGATACTTTATGTTTCCTTCATAGTTATATTATTCATTTCAGGACAAATTTGGATATTTGACCCGATGTCTTTATCTGCAAATAATTTTCTGATCACGATTTCTTTGGTTCTTTTAATGACTTTTCTTAATTATGGATCTGTTAAGGATTTAAAAGCTGGATTGGTGTTCTCAATCAGGTTACCTATTATATTACCTGCCATGGTTTTCTTAGATCCCTTTTTTGCTGCATTTGTTGCTGCTTTGAGTAGTTTAGATTTGTTGAGATATAAAAAAGAGTGGTATAAAGTATTATTTAATTTTTCAGCGATGGGTACTTCTACATTAATTCCTTCGCTTTTAATTAAACAAATGTTTAATATTGATATTCAAAATATTTTTTCTGGGAAATCGTTTATATTAATTATTTTTTCTGGTTTGTTATATGTGCTAATTCTGAATTCTCTGGTTCTATTGGTAGTTTCCATTGAAAAACGTAAGTTGGATATTAATGCTTTAGTAGGAATAATATCTGCTTTAAAAACTAGTGCTACTACTATTTTCCTTGGACTCATAAATGTCATCCTCTATTATTTCACTAACATTATCGGCGTAGCTGCCTTTACGTTTTTGGCGTATTTCTTGCGGCCGGCTATTACATATCGTCATATTTTTAACAATGAACTTTTAGCCTGTACCAATTTTACATTATACATGATTAAGAAGAAGGATCCGATAACTTATGAGCATTGTGAGCGTGTGAAGTATTGGACCGTCCTTCTGGCGGAAAACATGAAATTGCCCAAGACAGACATCGTTCAACTATCTAGAGCAGCCTCTTGGCATGATATCGGGAAGATTGAAATACCAAATGAAATTTTGACAAAACCGGGAAAGCTGACTCCAGAAGAGTACGAAGTGATGAAGACTCATCCCGAAGTGGGCTATCAGTTAGTGAAGGATATTCATTTCTTTAAAAAATTCCTTCCTGTTATCCGTCACCACCATGAAAGATATGATGGGAAGGGGTATCCAATGGGACTAAAGGATAAACAGATCCCGCTTCATGCCCGGATTATGTGTATCGCTGATTCTTTTGATGCCATGACAGCGGACAGGCAATATAAAGAAGGAATGACCATGGCAGAAGCTGTAAGTGAGCTGAAGCGTTGTGCTGGTACCCAGTTTGACCCTGATTTGGTAGATATGTTTATTGACGGGTTGAAAAAGCAATTTGGAAATAACTATGAAAAATGGGATAAATCCTTTTTTAAAAATGTCTCATAA